The region TAAAGACCGAATGATGTTTTTTGCCGAAAACGGTACCCACGTAGTGCATAAAGGAAAAGATCTTTATGTAAATCCTTTAAACAAGGAGGCTGCGATGAACTTTGTAAGAAAAGGCAGGGAACTTTCTAGTACTCACTTAGTACTTTGCGGGAAAAATTCGGCGTATATAGAAAGTAAAGACGATAGCTTTTTTAACGAGATCAATAAATTTTACAAAAAGATAGAAAGAGTAGACGATCTTACTAAAGTAGAAGACACATTTTTAAAAGTAACTTTTTGCAATTTTAATGGGGTTGAAGAAAATACCTACCCTCATTTAGAAGAATTTGCAACTAATTATAAAGTGGCCATTGCCGCCCATGTTTTTATAGATGTTACTTCAATTACTGCAAATAAAGGAAATGCTATTAGCGGCATCCAGGAAGAACTAAATATTTCTCCCAAAGAAACCCTGGTTTTTGGCGATTACCTCAACGACCTGGAAATGATGCAAAACGCAAAATACAGCTACGCCATGAAAAACGCGCATCCAGAGATTATTAAAGTAAGTACCTATTTAACAAATTTCGATAATAACGAAAATGGAGTGCTAAAAACCATCGAAGAACTCGGCTTGCTAAAAGATGAGTATGCGATAAAAAGTTAAAACTTTATGAGGGTGTAATCTCAAGTCTGTCTAGACTTTGAAAATTAAATTAAAATTTTTAGACTAGATTATGACACAAGAAGAGATTAAGGAATTAAAGGAAAAAGCATTAAAACAATTTTTATCAGGAGAATCCCTAACCGGCAAAAACGGCGCTTTTGCTCCAATGCTTAGGGAGTTTATGGAAGAGGCCCTGGAAGCAGAAATGTCTTCGCACCTTTCCGATGAAGAAAAAGGCTCAAAAGCAGGTAATAAGCGTAATGGCAAAGGCAAAAAGACCCTAAAGAGCAGCCAAGGGGACGTCACCATTAACACGCCCCAGGATCGTAACAGTACCTTTGAGCCGGAGATCGTAGCGAAACGCCAGCGTATCCTGGCCGATAATTTAGAAAAGCAGATTATAGGCATGTACGGGATGGGCAATAGCCTGCGGGATATCTCAGCTCATATAGAGGAAATGTATGATTCCAAGATATCCACACACGTTCTAAGTGATATTACGGACCGGGTGATTCCCAAGGTTAAGGAATGGCAGGATCGCCCCTTGGAGCCGGTATATTGCATCCTATGGCTCGACGCGATGCACTTCAAGGTACGCGAAGAAGGCAAAGTAAAGCACAAGGCCTTGTATAATATTTTAGGAATAAATAAAGCTGGAAGAAAGGAAGTGCTGGGTATGTATATCTCGGAAAGTGAAGGGGCCAATTTTTGGCTTCAGGTGCTGACCCAATTAAACAACCGTGGCTTAAAAGATATTCTGATTGCCTGTACGGATAATCTTACGGGCTTTAGTGAAGCCATTCATTCTGTTTATCCCAAGACTGATATTCAGCTATGTATTGTCCACCAGATCCGCAATAGTATGAAGTATGTGGCCAGTAAGGATCAAAAAGATTTTATGAAAGACCTTAAACTGGTGTACAAGGCTGACACCAAAGACCAGGCTGAATCGGCTTTACTGGATCTGGAAGAAAAATGGGGCAAAAGATATCCCATAGTGATCCGTTCCTGGAATGATAACTGGGACCGATTGAGTGCTTATTTTGAATATACCGCACCCATTAGAAAACTCATATACACCACAAATGCCGTAGAGGCTTTTCACCGGCAGGTAAGAAAAGTAACCAAGACCAAAGGCGCTTTTACCAATGATATGGCACTATTGAAGCTGGTTTACCTAGCTACCAGAAGAATTGAAAAGAAATGGAACGCCCCACTGCAGAACTGGGGTTTGGTAGTTCAACAATTAGCTATTAAATTTGAAGGTCGGCTAGAGTTGGACTTAGCCACCAATGAAACGAAAAACTAAAATTTTCTTCTCCCGGGGGTACCCCCGGGAGAAGAAGCAGACAGAGTTGAGCTAACACTCCCAACTTTATTCAATAATTGAATTTTAAGTATTCAGGCTTGCTTTCAACCTAAACTATTATTCCTTTAGAATGCTTTATGAGTATGCTTCAATTTAGTTTATTATCATTCACCTCAATCCAGTACCCATCGGGATCCTGAAAGTAAATTTGCCTGATCCCGTCTGGACGGTTGGTTACCGTATCTTTTTCACCCTTCCCGTTTTCAAAAGGAATGTTTTTATCTTTCAGAAAATCCATAAATTCTGATAGATTCTCGGTATTAAATGCAGAATGAAAGCCTTTATTCTTTACTATTTCCGTATCACTTTCAACCAAATGCAGCTGTACCTTATTATTTAGCTGAAACCATTTTATGTGATCTCCAAGACCACCATTATATATTTGCTTTAATCCCAGGATGTTTTCATAGAAATTCACAGAAGTTTTTAAATCCTTCACCCGAATGGTATCGTGATCTTTGCTGAAGTTAAAATTTTTTGAAGCCGTAGTAGCTGCAAATAAAATAATTGCTGGGAGATTTTCATTTTTCATAATTAATTAATTTTTCTTCAAAATAGTAATAAACCCTACTTTTTGCAAAAAACAGGCTACCTAAACTAATTCAGCGAAAATTACGTAAATTTAGTTTATTTAAAATACTGATTATCAAACCACATCACCAACCAAAACTTCTAATTATGAAATATTTTATTTACTTAATGGCTTTTCTTAGCCTTCCCGTATTTGCGCAACAAAACCAGGAACCGGAAGATTATACTATTGAACAGTTTTACGAAAATACTCGTATAGGGGGAGGTTATTTTTCTCCTGAAGAAGATAAAATACTGGTAAGCTCAGATAAAAGCGGAATTTTTAATTTGTTTGAAATTGATATTTCTTCCGCAGAAATGCAACAAGTAACTTCTTCTGAAGAAGATTCTTATTTTGCTATAGATTATGTTCCAAATTCTGAGAATATCCTTTATTCGGCAGATAAAGGCGGAAATGAAATTAACCATATTTACCTGCTGGAAGAAAATGGAACTTCTACCGATTTAACTTCTGGAGAAAATGAAAAATCACAATTTGCCGGATGGAACAATGAGAAAACCGGTTTCTATTATCTTTCAAATAAAAGGAATCCGCAGTTTTTTGATTTATACGAAATGGATATGCAGAGCAGGGAAAGTGAGTTAATTTATAAAAATGAAGAAAATCTCTCTTTTGAAGATATCTCTCACAATGGGAAATTAATTGCCCTCACCAAAGCTATTACCACCAGTGAAAATAAGCTTTATTTATACCATTTAGAAACCGAAGAAATGACAGAACTTTCAGAAGAATCAGCTCAATATTCAGCTTCCGGTTTTTCTAAAAATGACGAACATTTCTATTACATTACCAACGCCGGTAGGGAATTTAAAAGTTTAATAGCATATAATCTTGAAACTAACCAAAGCAGCAATTTGTTTGAGACCAATTGGGACGTAATGTATAGTTATCTTAGTGAAAATGATAAATACAGGGTGATAGGTATTAATGAAGACGGAAAAAACAGTCTAATTATCGAAAATACCGAAACCGGTGAGGAAGTTGATCTTCCCGATATGGAAAATGAAGATATTGTAGCAGTAAATATTTCGAATAGTGAAGAACTAATGCGGCTTACCATTGGCACAGCAAAAGCTCCTAATAATCTATATATTTATAATTTTTCATCGGGAGAATTAAAGAAATTAACCAATACGCTAAATCCCAAAATTAATTCTGAAGACCTGGTTTCAGCTGAAGTGGTTCGGTACGAATCTTTTGACGGACTGGAAA is a window of Salegentibacter salegens DNA encoding:
- a CDS encoding IS256 family transposase, which codes for MTQEEIKELKEKALKQFLSGESLTGKNGAFAPMLREFMEEALEAEMSSHLSDEEKGSKAGNKRNGKGKKTLKSSQGDVTINTPQDRNSTFEPEIVAKRQRILADNLEKQIIGMYGMGNSLRDISAHIEEMYDSKISTHVLSDITDRVIPKVKEWQDRPLEPVYCILWLDAMHFKVREEGKVKHKALYNILGINKAGRKEVLGMYISESEGANFWLQVLTQLNNRGLKDILIACTDNLTGFSEAIHSVYPKTDIQLCIVHQIRNSMKYVASKDQKDFMKDLKLVYKADTKDQAESALLDLEEKWGKRYPIVIRSWNDNWDRLSAYFEYTAPIRKLIYTTNAVEAFHRQVRKVTKTKGAFTNDMALLKLVYLATRRIEKKWNAPLQNWGLVVQQLAIKFEGRLELDLATNETKN
- a CDS encoding S9 family peptidase produces the protein MKYFIYLMAFLSLPVFAQQNQEPEDYTIEQFYENTRIGGGYFSPEEDKILVSSDKSGIFNLFEIDISSAEMQQVTSSEEDSYFAIDYVPNSENILYSADKGGNEINHIYLLEENGTSTDLTSGENEKSQFAGWNNEKTGFYYLSNKRNPQFFDLYEMDMQSRESELIYKNEENLSFEDISHNGKLIALTKAITTSENKLYLYHLETEEMTELSEESAQYSASGFSKNDEHFYYITNAGREFKSLIAYNLETNQSSNLFETNWDVMYSYLSENDKYRVIGINEDGKNSLIIENTETGEEVDLPDMENEDIVAVNISNSEELMRLTIGTAKAPNNLYIYNFSSGELKKLTNTLNPKINSEDLVSAEVVRYESFDGLEIPAIYYKPHQATKNNKVPALVWVHGGPGGQSRVGYSALIQYLVNQGYAILAVNNRGSSGYGKSFFKMDDKKHGDEDLKDCIWGKKWLQQQEYIDSEKIGILGGSYGGYMTMAAMTFTPDEFKAGVNIFGVTNWLRTLKSIPPYWEAFREALYEEMGDPVKDSIALYNKSPLFHAEQVKNPVMVLQGANDPRVLQVESDEIVAALKENDVPVEYVVFEDEGHGFIKKENEIEGYRQIRQFLDKYLKEED
- a CDS encoding HAD family hydrolase, which codes for MIKLIVTDMDGTLLNDEHEIHPDFWEIEELLNNKGIMFAVASGRQFYNLESKFERIKDRMMFFAENGTHVVHKGKDLYVNPLNKEAAMNFVRKGRELSSTHLVLCGKNSAYIESKDDSFFNEINKFYKKIERVDDLTKVEDTFLKVTFCNFNGVEENTYPHLEEFATNYKVAIAAHVFIDVTSITANKGNAISGIQEELNISPKETLVFGDYLNDLEMMQNAKYSYAMKNAHPEIIKVSTYLTNFDNNENGVLKTIEELGLLKDEYAIKS
- a CDS encoding VOC family protein, whose amino-acid sequence is MKNENLPAIILFAATTASKNFNFSKDHDTIRVKDLKTSVNFYENILGLKQIYNGGLGDHIKWFQLNNKVQLHLVESDTEIVKNKGFHSAFNTENLSEFMDFLKDKNIPFENGKGEKDTVTNRPDGIRQIYFQDPDGYWIEVNDNKLN